Proteins encoded in a region of the Burkholderia ubonensis subsp. mesacidophila genome:
- a CDS encoding site-specific DNA-methyltransferase, giving the protein MHKLDAASPQAKSTDFTADNVARLKALFPELVTEGPGGASVDVDALKALVGDRTVGDADERYGFHWHGKRRARQAALTPSTGTLRPCPADSVAWDDTRHLVIEGDNLDVMKLLHKSYAGKVKLVYIDPPYNTGSDFVYPDDFSDSLRHYLAVTGQTDGGVKRSTNTEANGRFHTDWLNMMYPRLKLAHALLSDAGLIAVHIDEHEVHALVLMLREIFGEENELGVAVWDKRNPKGDARGVAYQHESLVLFARNAEALHEATPLKRPKRNAQRMLDAAYDLVRRSGTAADAAQAYRAWVKTQTGLSGGEVMYDRLSEDGRVYRLVSMAWPNKKKAPDEYFVPLVHPVTGKPCAMPERGWRNPPATMQALLERGLIEFGADETTQPQRIYYLDENMYENVPSVLPFGGSDDALLKALGVPFEQPKPVDFAAAVIGWCTRGDDIVVDCFAGSGSTGHAVMQLNATDGGARRYVLVQLPEPLDGRDKAQQAAAEFCAKLKKPATLAELTKERLRRAAQQVARDYPESYGDLGFRVYRLDTTNVIEWDPRRDDFDHALFASVEHVKTGRSDDDLLAELTLKLGLDLCTPVTHHAVAGKTVHLIGPSVVACFDARVSRDDAEPLADGIVALLDAHGTTRDVTCLFRDSGFVDDVAKLNLAALLEQHGVKRVRSL; this is encoded by the coding sequence ATGCACAAACTCGATGCGGCGAGCCCGCAGGCGAAGTCGACGGATTTCACCGCCGACAACGTCGCGCGCCTGAAGGCGCTGTTCCCCGAACTCGTGACCGAAGGCCCCGGCGGCGCATCGGTCGACGTCGACGCGCTGAAGGCGCTGGTCGGCGATCGCACGGTCGGCGACGCCGACGAACGATACGGCTTCCACTGGCACGGCAAGCGCCGCGCGCGGCAGGCGGCGCTCACGCCGTCGACCGGCACGCTGCGGCCCTGCCCGGCCGACAGCGTCGCGTGGGACGACACCCGCCACCTCGTGATCGAGGGCGACAACCTCGACGTGATGAAGCTGCTGCACAAGAGCTACGCGGGCAAGGTGAAGCTGGTCTACATCGATCCGCCGTACAACACCGGCAGCGATTTCGTGTACCCGGACGACTTCAGCGACAGCCTGCGCCACTACCTCGCGGTCACCGGCCAGACCGACGGCGGCGTGAAGCGCAGCACCAACACCGAGGCGAACGGCCGGTTCCATACCGACTGGCTGAACATGATGTACCCGCGCCTGAAGCTCGCGCACGCGCTGCTGTCGGACGCCGGGCTGATCGCCGTGCACATCGACGAGCACGAGGTGCATGCGCTGGTGCTGATGCTGCGCGAGATCTTCGGCGAGGAGAACGAGCTCGGCGTGGCCGTGTGGGACAAGCGCAACCCGAAGGGCGACGCTCGCGGCGTCGCGTACCAGCACGAATCGCTCGTGCTGTTCGCGCGCAACGCGGAGGCGCTGCACGAAGCGACGCCGCTCAAGCGCCCGAAGCGCAACGCGCAGCGCATGCTCGACGCGGCATACGACCTCGTGCGTCGCAGCGGCACCGCTGCGGACGCCGCGCAGGCGTACCGGGCGTGGGTCAAGACGCAGACCGGCCTGTCCGGCGGCGAGGTGATGTACGACCGGCTGTCGGAGGACGGGCGCGTGTACCGCCTCGTGTCGATGGCGTGGCCGAACAAGAAGAAGGCGCCGGACGAGTACTTCGTGCCGCTCGTGCACCCGGTCACGGGCAAGCCGTGCGCGATGCCGGAGCGCGGCTGGCGCAATCCGCCCGCGACGATGCAGGCGCTGCTCGAGCGCGGGCTGATCGAGTTCGGCGCGGACGAGACCACGCAGCCGCAGCGGATCTACTACCTCGACGAGAACATGTACGAGAACGTGCCGTCGGTGCTGCCGTTCGGCGGCTCGGACGACGCGCTGCTGAAGGCGCTCGGCGTGCCGTTCGAGCAGCCGAAGCCGGTCGATTTCGCGGCGGCGGTGATCGGCTGGTGCACGCGCGGCGACGACATCGTCGTCGACTGCTTCGCGGGCTCCGGCTCGACCGGCCACGCGGTGATGCAGCTCAACGCGACCGACGGCGGTGCGCGCCGCTACGTGCTCGTGCAGCTGCCCGAGCCGCTCGACGGCCGCGACAAGGCGCAGCAGGCCGCGGCCGAGTTCTGCGCGAAGCTGAAGAAGCCCGCAACGCTCGCCGAGCTGACCAAGGAACGCCTGCGCCGCGCCGCGCAGCAGGTCGCGCGCGACTATCCGGAGAGCTACGGCGACCTCGGCTTTCGCGTGTACCGGCTCGACACGACCAACGTGATCGAGTGGGACCCGCGCCGCGACGATTTCGACCATGCGCTGTTCGCATCCGTCGAGCATGTGAAGACCGGCCGCAGCGACGACGACCTGCTCGCCGAGCTGACGCTGAAGCTCGGCCTCGACCTGTGCACGCCGGTCACGCATCACGCGGTGGCCGGCAAGACGGTCCACCTGATCGGGCCGTCGGTGGTCGCGTGCTTCGACGCGCGCGTGTCGCGCGACGACGCCGAGCCGCTCGCCGACGGCATCGTCGCGCTGCTCGACGCGCACGGCACGACGCGCGACGTCACCTGCCTGTTCCGCGACAGCGGCTTCGTCGACGACGTCGCGAAGCTCAATCTCGCCGCGCTGCTCGAGCAGCACGGCGTGAAGCGCGTGCGGAGCCTGTGA
- a CDS encoding porin encodes MKRKYLALSIAAGLCAATQAHAQSSVQLYGLMDLSFPTYRTHADANGKHVIGMGNDGEPWFSGSRWGLRGAEDIGGGTKIIFRLESEYVVANGQMEDSGQIFDRDSWVGVQDERFGKLTAGFQNTIARDAAAIYGDAYGTAQLTTEEGGWTNSNNFKQMIFYAAGPTGTRYNNGIAWKKLFSNGIFAAAGYQFSNSTQFANGSAYQVALGYNGGPFNVSGFYSHVNHNGFRNQTFSAGGNYTFSIVRVNAGYFRYNGDQGSLGQRHDDAWTVSMKIAPQGPLDYELGYQQMRTKNAAYNSDGFTPNANLGAFSLTNGVGSGFKETIYGSIFYHLSKRTEVYLAGDYMKLHGGYKVSSTFGSNNQLELTTGIRTRF; translated from the coding sequence TTGAAACGAAAATACCTGGCCCTTTCCATCGCGGCGGGGCTGTGCGCCGCGACGCAGGCGCACGCGCAATCGAGCGTGCAGCTCTATGGCCTGATGGACCTGAGCTTCCCGACCTACCGCACGCACGCGGATGCGAACGGCAAGCACGTGATCGGCATGGGCAACGACGGCGAGCCGTGGTTCAGCGGCAGCCGCTGGGGCCTGCGCGGCGCCGAGGACATCGGCGGCGGCACGAAGATCATCTTCCGCCTCGAAAGCGAATACGTGGTCGCGAACGGCCAGATGGAAGACTCGGGCCAGATCTTCGACCGCGATTCGTGGGTCGGCGTCCAGGACGAACGCTTCGGCAAGCTGACGGCCGGCTTCCAGAACACGATCGCGCGCGACGCGGCGGCGATCTACGGCGACGCGTACGGCACCGCGCAGCTGACCACCGAGGAAGGCGGCTGGACCAACTCGAACAACTTCAAGCAGATGATCTTCTACGCGGCCGGCCCGACCGGCACGCGCTACAACAACGGCATCGCGTGGAAGAAGCTGTTCAGCAACGGCATCTTCGCGGCAGCGGGCTACCAGTTCAGCAACTCGACCCAGTTCGCGAACGGCTCCGCGTACCAGGTCGCGCTCGGCTACAACGGCGGGCCGTTCAACGTGTCGGGCTTCTACAGCCACGTGAACCACAACGGCTTCCGGAACCAGACGTTCTCGGCCGGCGGCAACTACACGTTCAGCATCGTGCGCGTGAATGCCGGCTACTTCCGCTACAACGGCGACCAGGGCTCGCTCGGCCAGCGCCACGACGACGCGTGGACCGTGTCGATGAAGATCGCGCCGCAAGGCCCGCTCGACTACGAGCTCGGCTACCAGCAGATGCGCACCAAGAACGCCGCGTACAACTCGGACGGCTTCACGCCGAACGCGAACCTCGGCGCGTTCAGCCTGACCAACGGCGTCGGCAGCGGCTTCAAGGAAACGATCTACGGCTCGATCTTCTACCACCTGAGCAAGCGCACCGAAGTCTATCTGGCGGGCGACTACATGAAGCTGCACGGCGGCTACAAGGTGTCGTCGACGTTTGGCTCGAACAACCAGCTCGAACTGACGACCGGCATCCGCACCCGCTTCTGA